The genomic segment GACCGGAATAGAGTGGAAATATACATGATTCATGTCGCTGACactaatttatttagaattGATTGATTTACTTTGGACTTGCAGTGGTGGAGGACTAGCAGCAGTATGTCACACTGCATTTGCTGATGCAGGTCAAGATGAtattaagaagaagaaagtggTAGTTCTTGGAACAGGCTGGGCAGGAACAAGTTTTCTTAAGAATTTGAAAGACCCCTCTTACTCTGTCCAGATTGTGTCTCCTCGCAACTATTTCGCCTTCACTCCTCTGTTACCTAGCGTTACCTGTGGCACAGTAGAAGCAAGGAGCATCGTTGAACCAATTCGTAATATTGTCAAAAAGGTATACGATAAATATCATCCATTATTGATCTCATCATGTTTGTTGTTATTCTCTTCAAATCAAGCTAAATAACCATTACTGATGTCCTTGTTGCATATATGAGATTTTGGTGTCAAGTATTTCGTCGTGTTCTTTATGTGGATATCCGAGGACAGGATTCCATTCCCTTGACTCGCACTGATGAAAATTTAACTCCCACAAGAAATTGAACATAAAGGCTGCTGAATTAGCCTATTTCTTGCGTGTACCAATTGAAGTATTTTTGATAATGTACTTTCTGTGTAACAGAAAAAATTCGATGTTGATTTCAAGGAAGCTGAGTGTTACAAGATTGATACAGTAAACAAGAAGGTTCACTgtaaaacaacccaaccaagtCATTTGGGTGGTGGCATAGAAGAGTTTACTGTAGATTATGACTATCTTGTGATTGCTATGGGCGCTCGAGCAAACACTTTCAACACCCCCGGTGTTGTGGAGAATGCACACTTTCTTAAGGTAAGCTCTACTAAGCAATTGTTCTTATACTAAATAATGAGTCAATGAATTGAAGTATAGTTTATAGCCGAATCCACCAAGCTTTCAAAATCTCCTTATTTTGAAAAGCGTTTTTTGTCAAAAGTACTAGCTTGTGCTATAGGCtaataatttgaaaaacatttttgtcaATATTAGAGCAGTattttgtgtttggccaatgtTCCAAAAATGCTTAGGGGAAAAGTTACCtttttaaatttagaaaaatagcTTCTGCAACTTCtcaaaaaacacttattttcccCCTAAAAGcttttggccaaacacctcaactttctaaaataagcacttttagcttctcaaaagcttggccaaacaggctattagtcGCACTTGAATTGAAGTATAGTCGCATTTGAGTCAATAATATTTCTTTGCAGGAAGTAGAAGATGCTCAAAGAATTCGTAGGACTGTGATAGATTGTTTCGAGAGGGCAAGCCTTCCGAGCATAAGTGAAGAGGAGAGGAAGAGAATTCTTCACTTTGTGGTTGTTGGAGGTGGTCCAGCAGGCGTGGAGTTTGCTGCAGAGCTTCATGATTTTGTGAAAGAGGATCTCGCCAAGTTGTATCCTGCTCTTAAACAGTATGTCAAGATAACACTCCTCGAGGCTGGGGATAATATACTCAACATGTAAGTGACATTAACGTGGCGAGATTGAAGTGTGTTAGCTAGTTGTAAGTTGTTGGTTTTAATCACTTCAAACTTCCACTTTTTAGGTTTGACAAAAGAATTACGGCCTTTGCTGAGGAAAAGTTTGCTAGAGATGGTATTCAGCTGAAAACCGGGTCAATGGTGGTGAAAGTAACTGATCGTGATATATCAACTAAAGAGAGAAGCAGTGGCCAAACTGTTAGCATACCATATGGAATGTGTGTCTGGGCCACTGGCATTGGAACCCGCCCtgtcgttatggatttcatGAAGCAAATTGGTCAGGTATGTTCAATTGTATTACTAGTGTGTTTCTTGTTACTAGTATATACTTGTTTCAGCACCAACTTGCGTCCTTGAGATGATTCGAGCCAATCTGTTTTCGTTGATGGCTTGCAGACAAACAGGCGAGTCTTAGCAACGGATGAATGGCTCCGAGTTGAAGGGTGCAATGAGATTTATGCTCTAGGTGATTGTGCCACAATAAACCAACGAAGTGTCATGGTAAAGTTAATCTTTAGATGTTGATTTCGGATGCTAAATTTGAACAATCTAGCAGTATTTCTTGCTGACACAATTGAATGAAAGTGAATGAAAGTTTCTTTATCTTTATGCAAGTTGAGGAACTAAGTTGTTTTAAATATCTAGAGTTCAAATGTACATTTCAGGAAGATATTGCAATCATATTTAGCAAGGCAGACAAGAACAATTCTGGTACTCTAAGAGTggatgattttaaagaagtgaTCCATGACATATGTGAGAGGTACCCTCAAGTGGATCTGTATCTAAAGAAAAAGCAGCTGAAAAATTTTAATGCTTTACTAAAGAATTCAGAAGACGATGCTGAAATTAACATTgacaagttcaagaaactacTTGCTGAAGTAGACTCCCAGATGAAAAATCTTCCTGCTACAGCACAGGTGAATATATGgattatttttctcttgttatATGTTCTTCTATTCCTCATCTTATGCTTCTGTCTGTAATTTTCTACACTAGGTCGCGGCTCAACAAGGTAGCTACCTCGCTGATTGTTTCAATCGCATGAAAATATGTGAAGCAAATCCAGAAGGTCCACTAAGGTTCCGAGGAACAGGGCGCCATCGCTTCCATCCTTTTAGGTAAGAGGAGTTCATATGATTTCCTATTCAAATATGAATGTCAATTTTCTTGCTTAGAGTTGACACTAAGCGTTAACTATGATCTTATGCTTCATGTTGGTTTTTACCTCTTCTTTTCCCACCTCTTACAGGTATAGGCATTTGGGCCAATTTGCACCATTGGGTGGGGAGCAGACTGCAGCTCAACTCCCTGGAGACTGGGTTTCAATAGGTCATAGTACTCAGTGGCTCTGGTATTCAGTATATGCAAGGTAAGTATTGTCGCATCACAGAAAACACTTACCGCACTCTGTGTTTACACTAAACCAAACAATATAACTTTAAGAGTTACAAACTAAAGCAAGAATATGTAACCATGGTTAACTCGTAAAGTttatacggaaaaggctcaaatatgccatccaactatcggaaatggctcatttatgccactcgtcaatagtttggctcatttatgccatcgaactataggatgCCATcggaactataggaaatggctcattttatgccactcatcaatagtttgactcatttatgtcatctcagttatcaaaatgactcatccatgccatttttcattaatgtCGGTTATATAATACCAAATATGACAcgggcctccaattagaggtctacgttttaattaaacaattttcaataccaaattattaaaaaatcacccatacaccttacccacccacaactataatctagttggaggccacgtgtcatatatggtattgtaaaccaaatgaaatatggcatgggTGAGTCATTTTGATAACAAAAAaggcgatgacataaatgagttaCAAACTAATAAATGGTTATTTTCTAGAGATGGCGTAAATGTTTTCTATAAATATACCATAAATGGTTAACTGGTAAAGTTTATATatggatgacatatttgagccttttccgaagtttatatatatgacatgttccCGCTTTAATCAGTTTGGTGTAAACACTGAGTGAGCAAGTTTCCAAGTTATGTTGAGattattttcatcatattaatgtGTTTGGTTTCATATTTCAGCAAGCTAGTCAGCTGGCGTACAAGGGTGTTGGTGGTATCTGATTGGATAAGGCGTTCCACATTTGGGAGGGATTCTAGCAGAATCTGAAACAGCATCATACTTGTCAACTAAACACACACATGATTTATTGCTCCTTATTTATTGTAATTGAGAGCTTCTTACTATAGTAAACTCGAGAAATTTTGTTCAGATTGTATTTCCTTAAACCACTTTCTGGTTCCAAgtaatatttcatcatattctTTAGCATTCTACTTGTTTTTCTGGCACTTACAAAGGGCGTATATTAGATTATTTGACTTGTTTATTATAGCAATGGCATACCATTGCTTGCAAGCAGAGTCCGAAAGGACTGAAGACAGATTAAAGTAAATGTTAAAATGTCCTGATCGAGAGTTGAGATGAAATTTTAAAACCCCTTTCTCACCACATTGCATGCTTTTCTTGTGTTGATGAAACTCAGCAAACAATACAATAGTATAGAAGAATTTCAACTGTGCCCTGCGCAGTTTTCTGGGAAAAGGGATCATTGACAATCCTTGGGCCATGGCTCCGCCACTACTTGCAAGTATTTTACAGATTGATCATAAAGCACCAGAAAGATTCCCCTCTAAAATAAATTCCATCACTTGTGCCCTTCAATGTACTATGAAAATACATGGTACTGAGATGCAGAACAAGGGAAAACTTTTTTTCACATCAAGATGGATGAAACACATCATACAATTGTAATATCTCTCTGTTTATTGTGCCATGAAAAAAGAGTCTCAGTCAACAGAGAAGCTCTTTTACACTACTTACATGATGCACCAAAATATAATTGAGgttacaacatccacaaaataATCTGATATTTACACTATCAAGTATCAACTAGATGCATCTCTTCTCCCTTTCCATACAGGATAAGCGCATAAGAACCACACGAGGAAAAACATTTCGAAAAATTCAGGTGTGTAGTCATTTCAGAGATCAAACCACCAGGAAGTCAGCCTATGATTGGACCAGATGGCTGTTTATGATTCTTCAATTTTACTGGCCTGTAAccaaaagaaaatgtttttaaacTTCAAAAATGCACAGCAAGAATTCAAAACAGGAAGTCTTAGAGGTCATATATTCTATGAAAATGCATACCACAAAGATCCCTTCTTATGAAGAAGGCAGCAGCAACAGCATGAAGCAAACTGATGCTCTTCGTAAACATTACTCAACCGGTGTCCACTATCAATTTGACATACTAAACTATCTGTTTTTCCGTTGAATATAGTTTGGTCCACGACGATTTGAGATTGATT from the Lycium ferocissimum isolate CSIRO_LF1 chromosome 11, AGI_CSIRO_Lferr_CH_V1, whole genome shotgun sequence genome contains:
- the LOC132036374 gene encoding external alternative NAD(P)H-ubiquinone oxidoreductase B4, mitochondrial-like translates to MPAGYSFFQRASRAFSDYPHLPKVLVLFTVSGGGLAAVCHTAFADAGQDDIKKKKVVVLGTGWAGTSFLKNLKDPSYSVQIVSPRNYFAFTPLLPSVTCGTVEARSIVEPIRNIVKKKKFDVDFKEAECYKIDTVNKKVHCKTTQPSHLGGGIEEFTVDYDYLVIAMGARANTFNTPGVVENAHFLKEVEDAQRIRRTVIDCFERASLPSISEEERKRILHFVVVGGGPAGVEFAAELHDFVKEDLAKLYPALKQYVKITLLEAGDNILNMFDKRITAFAEEKFARDGIQLKTGSMVVKVTDRDISTKERSSGQTVSIPYGMCVWATGIGTRPVVMDFMKQIGQTNRRVLATDEWLRVEGCNEIYALGDCATINQRSVMEDIAIIFSKADKNNSGTLRVDDFKEVIHDICERYPQVDLYLKKKQLKNFNALLKNSEDDAEINIDKFKKLLAEVDSQMKNLPATAQVAAQQGSYLADCFNRMKICEANPEGPLRFRGTGRHRFHPFRYRHLGQFAPLGGEQTAAQLPGDWVSIGHSTQWLWYSVYASKLVSWRTRVLVVSDWIRRSTFGRDSSRI